One Paenibacillus crassostreae DNA segment encodes these proteins:
- a CDS encoding alpha-ketoacid dehydrogenase subunit beta: MAQMNMKEAIRDAMRVELERDPNVLIFGEDVGNVGGVFRVTEGLQKEFGEDRVMDTPLAESAIGGMAVGLGIQGFRPIAEIQFIGFIFEALDQMLIQAARMRYRSGGRYTSPIVFRTPFGGGVKAAELHTDSLEGLIAQTPGIKVVVPSNPYDAKGLLIASIRDNDPVFFMEHLNLYHAFRAEVPEGEYTVELGKANIVREGSDVTIISYGMTVHTATKAADELEKSGIKAEIIDLRTLNPLDIDTIVNSIKKTNRAIVVQEAQKSAGIAAEVIAQINERAILHLEAPVLRVAGPDTVYPFAQIEESWLPTPARIITAVNKVMEF, encoded by the coding sequence ATGGCACAAATGAACATGAAAGAAGCGATTCGCGATGCGATGCGCGTTGAATTGGAGCGTGACCCCAATGTACTCATCTTCGGTGAAGATGTAGGGAATGTTGGTGGTGTTTTCCGTGTAACAGAAGGCTTGCAAAAAGAATTCGGTGAAGATCGTGTAATGGATACTCCACTAGCTGAGTCAGCAATCGGTGGTATGGCGGTTGGGCTTGGAATTCAAGGATTCCGTCCGATTGCAGAAATTCAATTTATTGGATTTATCTTTGAAGCGCTGGATCAAATGTTGATTCAGGCAGCACGTATGCGCTACCGTTCAGGCGGACGCTATACATCACCAATCGTTTTCCGTACTCCTTTTGGTGGTGGTGTTAAAGCCGCAGAACTTCATACAGATTCTCTGGAAGGTTTGATTGCTCAAACTCCGGGTATAAAGGTAGTAGTACCTTCCAATCCGTATGATGCAAAAGGTTTGTTGATTGCTTCGATTCGCGATAATGATCCTGTATTCTTCATGGAACATTTGAATTTGTATCATGCTTTCCGTGCTGAAGTACCAGAAGGTGAATATACCGTTGAATTAGGTAAAGCTAATATCGTTCGTGAAGGTTCCGATGTAACTATTATTTCTTATGGGATGACAGTGCATACTGCAACTAAAGCGGCTGATGAATTGGAAAAGAGCGGAATTAAAGCTGAAATCATTGATCTACGTACATTGAATCCTCTTGATATTGATACGATTGTTAATTCTATTAAGAAGACAAATCGTGCGATTGTAGTTCAAGAAGCTCAAAAGAGTGCAGGAATTGCAGCTGAAGTTATTGCACAAATTAATGAAAGAGCTATTCTTCATCTTGAAGCTCCAGTTCTTCGTGTTGCAGGACCAGATACGGTTTATCCATTTGCACAAATCGAAGAATCATGGCTTCCAACACCTGCGCGTATCATCACTGCTGTAAACAAAGTGATGGAATTTTAA
- a CDS encoding glutamate synthase subunit beta, producing the protein MSTPTGFMEYSRQLPIDRDPLDRIKDWEEFHKHMSEEELRTQGARCMDCGTPYCHTGIDMAGGTSGCPVNNLIPEWNNLIYRGMWREALERLHKTNNFPEFTGRVCPAPCEGSCTVGLIGQPVTIKTIEQAIIDKGFEEGWVVPHPPENRTGRRVAIVGSGPAGLAAAAQLNKAGHHVTVYERADRIGGLLTYGIPAMKLDKGVVQRRVDLLEAEGIKFVTNVEIGVSIPAQQLVDDYDAVVLCGGATKPREFNIEGSNLKGVHYAMTYLNGTIKSFLDSDLSDGNYITAQDKDVIVIGGGDTGSDCVATALRHGCSSITQFGTHEKAPLERDTLGNPWPQFPNVYTLDYAQEEAKALYGQDPREFSIMTTKFVGDESGQLQELHTIQIQRIVDESGSKTYQQIPGTERIFKSQMALIAIGFDGPEQSVIQQLGLETDRRSNVKARKGVYTTNVDKVFAAGDMRRGQSLVVWAINEGREVAREVDKYLMGSTVLV; encoded by the coding sequence ATGTCTACACCAACAGGTTTTATGGAATATAGTCGTCAATTACCAATAGATAGAGATCCCCTAGATCGGATTAAAGACTGGGAAGAATTCCATAAACATATGTCTGAAGAAGAACTTCGGACACAAGGTGCGCGTTGTATGGACTGCGGTACACCTTATTGTCACACGGGAATTGATATGGCTGGTGGAACATCTGGTTGCCCAGTAAACAATCTTATACCTGAGTGGAATAATTTAATTTATCGTGGTATGTGGAGAGAAGCTCTTGAACGTCTGCATAAGACAAATAACTTCCCCGAATTTACGGGTAGAGTTTGTCCAGCACCGTGTGAAGGTTCGTGCACAGTTGGATTGATAGGACAACCCGTAACCATTAAAACCATTGAACAAGCCATTATAGATAAAGGATTTGAAGAAGGATGGGTTGTTCCCCATCCTCCAGAGAATCGCACTGGGAGACGTGTAGCTATTGTAGGTTCAGGTCCAGCTGGACTTGCGGCAGCAGCTCAATTGAATAAAGCAGGTCATCATGTGACGGTCTATGAACGTGCTGACCGTATTGGCGGCTTGTTAACATACGGTATACCAGCGATGAAGCTAGATAAAGGTGTGGTGCAACGCCGTGTAGATCTTCTTGAAGCAGAGGGAATCAAATTTGTAACGAACGTTGAGATTGGGGTTAGCATCCCAGCACAGCAATTAGTAGATGATTATGATGCAGTTGTGCTCTGCGGAGGGGCTACGAAACCTCGAGAGTTCAACATTGAAGGTTCTAATCTAAAGGGTGTTCATTATGCGATGACATATTTAAATGGAACTATTAAGAGTTTCTTGGATTCAGATCTATCAGATGGTAACTACATTACTGCTCAAGATAAAGATGTGATAGTGATTGGTGGTGGGGATACAGGTTCAGATTGTGTAGCAACCGCTTTACGTCATGGTTGTAGTAGTATCACACAATTTGGGACACATGAGAAGGCACCTCTTGAACGTGATACATTAGGTAATCCGTGGCCGCAATTTCCGAATGTGTATACTTTAGATTATGCGCAAGAGGAAGCTAAGGCTTTGTACGGACAGGATCCACGGGAGTTCTCGATCATGACGACAAAATTTGTTGGGGATGAATCTGGTCAATTGCAAGAATTGCATACGATACAAATTCAACGGATCGTAGATGAGTCAGGAAGTAAGACTTATCAACAAATACCTGGTACGGAACGTATTTTCAAATCACAAATGGCATTAATCGCTATAGGGTTTGATGGGCCTGAACAGAGTGTAATACAACAATTAGGGCTTGAAACGGATCGTCGCTCGAATGTAAAAGCGCGTAAAGGAGTTTATACTACCAACGTGGACAAAGTATTTGCTGCGGGTGATATGCGTCGTGGCCAAAGCCTTGTAGTGTGGGCTATAAATGAGGGTCGTGAAGTAGCGCGCGAAGTAGATAAGTATCTAATGGGTTCTACAGTACTTGTCTAA
- the thyA gene encoding thymidylate synthase: MKNYLELLQDILDQGTSKEDRTGTGTVSVFGRQLRFDLAKGFPLLTTKRVHIKSVVHELLWFLSGDTNIKYLKDNGVSIWDEWADENGELGPVYGSQWRAWESAEGKKIDQIANVIESIKNNPDSRRHIVSAWNVGEIDNMKLPPCHFIFQFYVAGGKLSCMLTMRSVDTFLGLPFNIASYALLTHMVAQQCNLEVGEFIWSGGDVHIYSNHMDQVQTQLQREPYELPTLNIRRKPDSIFDYHFEDFEFNDYKHHPGIKAPVAI; the protein is encoded by the coding sequence ATGAAGAATTATTTAGAATTGTTACAAGATATATTAGATCAAGGTACAAGCAAAGAAGATCGAACAGGTACAGGTACTGTGTCCGTATTCGGTCGTCAGCTCCGGTTCGACTTAGCCAAAGGATTCCCACTTTTAACAACAAAAAGGGTTCATATTAAATCAGTCGTTCATGAACTACTGTGGTTCTTAAGTGGGGATACGAATATAAAGTATTTGAAAGACAATGGCGTATCGATTTGGGATGAATGGGCCGACGAGAATGGTGAATTAGGCCCTGTATATGGCTCGCAATGGAGAGCATGGGAATCAGCTGAGGGAAAGAAAATAGATCAAATTGCTAATGTCATTGAATCGATTAAGAACAATCCAGATTCAAGACGTCATATTGTGAGTGCTTGGAATGTGGGTGAAATCGATAATATGAAGTTACCGCCTTGTCATTTTATATTTCAATTCTACGTGGCTGGAGGTAAACTCTCTTGTATGCTTACCATGCGTTCTGTAGACACCTTCTTAGGTCTTCCATTTAATATTGCTAGTTATGCGTTACTAACACATATGGTGGCACAACAGTGTAATTTAGAGGTCGGAGAGTTTATATGGTCTGGTGGAGATGTTCATATTTATTCAAATCACATGGACCAAGTTCAGACACAGTTGCAACGTGAACCTTATGAACTACCAACGTTAAATATAAGACGCAAACCGGATTCAATCTTTGACTATCATTTCGAGGATTTTGAATTCAATGATTATAAACATCATCCTGGAATTAAAGCACCAGTAGCCATTTAG
- a CDS encoding 2-oxo acid dehydrogenase subunit E2 — MAKFEYRFPELGEGLHEGEIIKMHIKVGDKVTDDDIVMEVQNDKAVVEVPCPVNGTVLEVFTKDGQVCRVGEVVAIIDAEGDVPEQDEPAAEQSVPAPVATQSAPAANSGSVNFEYRFPELGEGLHEGEIIKMHIKVGDKVTDDDIVMEVQNDKAVVEVPCPVNGTVLEVLTKDGQVCRVGDVVAIIAAEGEVPEQEGAHAAQEVDTAKGSANTTATATPVAAPNKDVLATPSVRKFAREQGVNISNVTGSGTNGKITKKDVESFMSGGQATAAPAASAAPSAAKDAATTTAPAKAASTTAVASNANLDEERVPFKGIRKAISNAMVKSAYTAPHVTIMDEVDVTDLVDFRTRMKPIAEKKGIKVTYLPFIVKALVAASRQFPALNAMIDEESNEIVYKKYYNIGIATDTPNGLIVPVIKDADRKSIWMIAESIADLAIRGRDGKLSANEMKGSTISISNIGSAGGMFFTPIINFPEVAILGVGRISDKPVIKNGEIVAAKVMALSLSFDHRIIDGATAQHFMNYIKSLLANPESLVMEV; from the coding sequence TTGGCTAAATTTGAATATCGATTCCCAGAATTAGGTGAAGGCCTACATGAAGGTGAAATTATTAAAATGCATATCAAAGTTGGTGATAAAGTCACTGATGATGATATCGTCATGGAAGTTCAGAATGATAAAGCAGTCGTTGAAGTTCCTTGTCCAGTGAATGGTACGGTACTTGAGGTATTTACCAAAGACGGTCAAGTATGTCGTGTAGGTGAAGTGGTAGCTATCATTGATGCAGAAGGCGATGTGCCTGAGCAAGATGAACCAGCAGCAGAACAATCTGTACCAGCACCAGTAGCTACTCAATCTGCACCAGCAGCAAATTCTGGATCGGTTAATTTTGAATATCGTTTCCCAGAACTAGGCGAAGGCTTGCATGAAGGCGAAATCATTAAAATGCATATCAAAGTTGGTGACAAAGTCACTGATGATGATATCGTCATGGAAGTACAAAATGATAAAGCCGTTGTTGAAGTTCCTTGTCCAGTGAACGGTACAGTACTTGAAGTACTTACCAAAGACGGTCAAGTATGTCGTGTAGGTGATGTAGTGGCTATTATAGCTGCTGAAGGAGAAGTGCCTGAGCAAGAAGGTGCGCATGCTGCACAAGAAGTAGACACAGCAAAAGGCAGTGCGAATACAACTGCTACAGCAACTCCAGTAGCTGCTCCCAATAAAGATGTTCTAGCTACACCTAGTGTGCGTAAATTTGCTCGTGAGCAAGGTGTGAATATCTCTAACGTTACTGGGTCAGGTACAAATGGTAAAATCACGAAAAAAGATGTTGAATCCTTCATGAGTGGTGGTCAAGCAACTGCGGCACCAGCAGCATCGGCAGCGCCAAGTGCAGCTAAAGATGCGGCAACTACAACTGCTCCAGCAAAAGCGGCTTCAACAACTGCGGTTGCGAGTAATGCGAATCTTGATGAAGAACGTGTACCATTCAAAGGAATTCGTAAAGCAATCTCTAATGCGATGGTTAAATCTGCTTACACAGCACCACATGTTACGATTATGGATGAAGTAGACGTAACTGATCTAGTAGATTTCCGTACTCGTATGAAACCAATCGCTGAGAAAAAAGGAATCAAAGTAACTTATCTTCCATTTATCGTAAAAGCATTGGTTGCGGCAAGTCGCCAATTCCCTGCACTTAACGCGATGATTGATGAAGAAAGTAATGAAATTGTATATAAGAAGTACTATAATATCGGGATTGCAACAGATACACCAAATGGCTTGATTGTTCCAGTTATTAAAGATGCTGATCGTAAGAGTATCTGGATGATTGCGGAATCTATTGCTGATCTTGCAATTCGTGGACGCGATGGTAAATTGAGCGCGAACGAAATGAAAGGTAGTACCATTTCAATCTCCAATATTGGTTCTGCTGGTGGTATGTTCTTTACACCAATTATTAACTTCCCTGAAGTTGCTATCTTGGGTGTAGGTCGTATTTCTGACAAACCAGTAATTAAGAATGGTGAAATTGTTGCAGCGAAAGTTATGGCATTGTCCCTAAGCTTTGACCATCGTATTATTGATGGCGCGACTGCACAACATTTCATGAACTACATTAAATCGCTTCTCGCTAATCCCGAGTCGCTAGTTATGGAGGTTTAA
- the pdhA gene encoding pyruvate dehydrogenase (acetyl-transferring) E1 component subunit alpha, producing the protein MSKVPYEVYTEEVEALSVLSPEGEIVNEKMMPKLTDDQLKEIMYRMVFTRTWDDRAVNLGRQGRLGFYAPVSGQEATMVGSEFALQKEDFVCPGYRDIPQLVWHGLPLYQAFLYSRGHQHGGQIPEGVNVLMPQIIIGAQILHAMGIAMGFKLKKQKQVAIAYTGDGGSSEGDFYEGLNYAGVFKLPVIFFVQNNGYAITTPFSKQTAALSIAHKAVAAGIRGIKIDGMDVFAVISAVQEAAERARNGEGATLIEAVTYRFRPHSLSDDASKYRTKEEETQWSEKDPISRFAKYLEKKGLWTEEDTARVREEAKAKVNDEIKKAEKVEKMTISGLIDSMFETTPKYLEEQKADFL; encoded by the coding sequence ATGAGTAAGGTTCCTTATGAAGTGTATACAGAGGAAGTTGAGGCACTATCCGTTCTTTCTCCAGAAGGTGAAATTGTTAATGAAAAAATGATGCCAAAGCTTACTGATGATCAATTGAAAGAAATAATGTACCGTATGGTATTTACTCGTACTTGGGATGATCGCGCAGTAAATTTAGGTCGTCAAGGCCGTCTTGGTTTCTACGCTCCAGTATCTGGACAAGAAGCAACAATGGTTGGTAGTGAATTTGCTCTTCAAAAAGAAGATTTTGTATGCCCGGGATATCGTGATATTCCACAGCTAGTATGGCATGGTTTGCCACTTTATCAAGCTTTCCTATATTCTCGTGGTCACCAACATGGAGGTCAAATTCCAGAAGGTGTTAACGTACTAATGCCACAAATTATTATTGGAGCACAAATCCTTCATGCAATGGGTATTGCAATGGGATTCAAATTGAAGAAACAAAAACAAGTAGCAATTGCGTACACAGGTGACGGTGGTTCATCTGAAGGTGATTTCTACGAAGGTTTGAACTATGCAGGCGTATTTAAACTTCCTGTTATTTTCTTTGTTCAGAATAATGGCTATGCCATTACAACACCATTCTCGAAACAAACAGCTGCACTATCTATCGCGCATAAAGCAGTAGCTGCTGGTATTCGTGGTATTAAAATTGATGGTATGGACGTATTCGCTGTAATTAGTGCTGTTCAAGAAGCTGCAGAACGCGCTCGTAATGGAGAAGGTGCTACATTGATTGAAGCTGTGACTTATCGTTTCCGTCCACATTCCTTGTCCGATGATGCTAGTAAATATCGTACAAAAGAAGAAGAGACTCAGTGGAGTGAAAAAGATCCAATTTCACGCTTTGCTAAATATCTAGAGAAAAAAGGTCTTTGGACTGAAGAAGATACTGCTCGTGTAAGAGAAGAAGCAAAAGCGAAAGTAAATGATGAAATCAAAAAAGCAGAAAAAGTTGAAAAAATGACGATTTCTGGTTTGATCGATAGTATGTTTGAAACAACACCAAAATATCTTGAAGAACAAAAAGCTGATTTTCTATAA
- a CDS encoding AbrB/MazE/SpoVT family DNA-binding domain-containing protein — MLKATGIVRKVDELGRIVLPIELRRTLGIDIKDGLEIYVDGDRIILKKYEPSCIFTGEAENLVYFKGKMISKSALEEMMEVYNQNFSK; from the coding sequence ATGTTAAAAGCAACAGGAATTGTAAGAAAAGTAGATGAACTAGGACGTATTGTTTTGCCCATAGAATTACGTAGAACACTAGGCATTGATATTAAGGACGGGCTAGAGATATACGTTGATGGAGATCGCATTATTCTTAAAAAGTACGAACCTTCTTGTATTTTCACAGGTGAAGCTGAGAATCTCGTTTATTTCAAAGGTAAAATGATTAGTAAAAGTGCTCTTGAAGAAATGATGGAAGTATATAATCAAAATTTCAGCAAATAA
- a CDS encoding dihydrofolate reductase, with protein sequence MSITMIWAMDRNGVMGKDNGLPWRLPRDMAFFKQETINKPIVMGRKTWESFNGKPLKDRINIIMTRDQTYEVQGAHVIHTVEDALNYAKDADLMVIGGAQIYTQWLPYADRLLVTRIDEEFEGDITFPEIDWTAWTLTDRTKGIQDEQNPYEYYFCTYLRK encoded by the coding sequence ATGTCTATTACCATGATTTGGGCGATGGATCGTAACGGTGTGATGGGGAAGGATAATGGGCTACCTTGGCGTTTGCCACGAGATATGGCTTTTTTTAAGCAAGAAACTATAAATAAGCCTATTGTCATGGGTAGGAAAACATGGGAATCCTTTAATGGTAAACCATTAAAGGATCGGATAAATATAATTATGACTCGTGATCAAACATACGAGGTACAAGGGGCTCATGTGATACATACCGTGGAAGATGCGTTAAATTATGCAAAAGACGCGGATCTTATGGTTATAGGTGGTGCTCAGATTTACACCCAATGGTTACCTTATGCTGATCGTCTTCTCGTTACGAGAATTGATGAGGAATTTGAAGGTGATATTACTTTTCCTGAGATAGATTGGACCGCCTGGACTTTAACCGATAGAACTAAAGGTATACAAGATGAGCAGAATCCATACGAGTATTATTTCTGTACTTACTTGCGAAAATAA
- the lpdA gene encoding dihydrolipoyl dehydrogenase, translated as MVVGDASLDIDTLVIGAGPGGYVAAIRAAQLGQKVLIVDKDEVGGVCLNRGCIPSKALIAAAHQYESAQHGEAFGVTAENVKVDFGKTQAFKNSVVKKLTGGVAGLLKGNKVEVFNGECMFINENEARVFNEHESPRYRFKNCIIATGSRPIELKPFPFGGRIMSSTEALNLPEIPKSMIVIGGGYIGAELGQMFSKFGTKITIIEGLESILNGFDPDMTKMVVKSMEKTGVEIITNAKAEGATQTDKDVTVKYSVGGEAKEVTADYLLVTVGRRPNTDGELGLDLVGIEMTDRGLVKVDHQGRTNFPHIFAIGDIVAGPALAHKASYEGKVAAEAIAGHTSVVDYKCIPAVAFTDPECASVGYTEKEAKEKGYKVVVAKFPFAGNGRALSLNSPDGFVKLISEEGTDLVLGCHIAGLEASNLIAELGLAIEMGATLEDIALTIHAHPTLGEIIMETAELGLGNPIHMIAPRKK; from the coding sequence ATGGTCGTAGGAGACGCTTCTTTAGATATCGATACATTAGTCATAGGTGCAGGTCCTGGTGGTTATGTAGCAGCAATTCGTGCTGCTCAATTGGGACAAAAGGTATTAATCGTTGATAAAGATGAAGTTGGTGGTGTATGTCTTAATCGTGGATGTATTCCTTCCAAAGCTTTGATTGCAGCAGCTCATCAATATGAGTCTGCACAACATGGTGAAGCTTTTGGTGTAACGGCTGAAAACGTGAAAGTGGATTTCGGAAAAACACAAGCTTTCAAAAACAGTGTTGTTAAGAAATTGACTGGTGGCGTTGCTGGATTACTCAAAGGTAACAAAGTAGAAGTATTCAATGGTGAATGTATGTTCATCAATGAAAACGAAGCACGTGTCTTTAACGAACACGAATCTCCACGTTACCGTTTCAAGAACTGTATTATTGCTACAGGTTCTCGTCCAATTGAACTTAAGCCATTTCCTTTCGGCGGACGTATCATGTCTTCGACAGAAGCATTAAATCTTCCTGAAATTCCAAAGAGCATGATCGTTATCGGTGGTGGATATATTGGAGCTGAGCTTGGCCAAATGTTCTCCAAATTCGGTACGAAGATTACAATCATCGAAGGCCTAGAATCCATTCTTAATGGTTTCGATCCAGATATGACGAAGATGGTTGTGAAGAGTATGGAAAAAACAGGTGTTGAGATTATTACCAATGCTAAAGCAGAAGGTGCTACACAAACAGATAAAGATGTAACAGTCAAATATTCTGTTGGTGGAGAAGCCAAAGAAGTAACTGCTGATTACCTTCTAGTTACTGTAGGACGTCGTCCTAATACAGATGGTGAACTTGGTCTTGATCTTGTAGGAATCGAAATGACCGATCGTGGATTGGTAAAAGTAGATCATCAAGGTCGTACGAACTTCCCACATATCTTCGCTATCGGCGATATCGTTGCAGGTCCTGCACTTGCGCATAAAGCTTCATACGAAGGTAAAGTAGCTGCTGAAGCTATAGCGGGTCACACTTCTGTTGTAGATTACAAATGCATCCCTGCAGTAGCATTTACAGATCCAGAGTGTGCAAGTGTAGGTTATACTGAGAAAGAAGCGAAGGAAAAAGGCTATAAAGTTGTTGTAGCTAAGTTCCCATTTGCCGGTAACGGTCGTGCTTTATCTCTGAATAGTCCTGATGGATTTGTTAAATTGATTTCTGAAGAAGGTACGGATCTTGTACTAGGTTGCCACATTGCTGGTCTTGAAGCTTCTAACTTGATTGCTGAACTTGGTTTAGCTATCGAAATGGGTGCAACTCTTGAAGACATCGCTCTTACCATCCATGCACATCCAACCCTTGGAGAAATCATCATGGAAACTGCTGAGTTAGGTCTTGGTAATCCAATTCACATGATTGCCCCGCGTAAGAAATAA